The sequence ACAGCTTTTTAAACTGCTGTAGTTCTTTAATAGTAGAGAAGCATGGAAACAATACTTGATGTAATTAACTAAAGTCATATGAAATGTCTTTGCATTGTGCAGCTCCtgttctctttgttttctgGCTAACAATGCATACAGTGGACTCAGATCAGCTGTCGGCTCCAGGGGAGGTGAGAGCAGTAAACGGAGGATCTGTGACAGTGTCTTGTCAGTACGACCATCAGTTCAGAGACAACACAAAGTACTGGTGCAAGGGATTTGTATATGAGCTGTGTGTAATAATAGTGAAAACACCCAGGAACCGAATTAATGACAGATTCTCCATTGCTGATGATAAGGAGGCAGGGATCTTCAACGTAACTATGACTTCACTCAGACAAAGTGATCAGGATGTGTACTGGTGTGTCATCTCCAGACTTGGAAGGAATGTCTACAGTCGTGTCAAGCTCGTCATCTCCAAAGCAGGTATACTTCAACTGGGTCAGCTCTGACactaaagaaaatataataaaaatgctACTGCTGCTTTTTGATAGTCTTGCTTTGATGTATTAATTTATTacgaaacaaaaaaatacatataactGACTTTAATCTTGACTACAGTTAGGCCTAACTTGACTAAAAccatgttgtttgttgatgcTATGTTCTCAAAGACcctgaaaatgtatttcctcAATCTTTCCACTTTTTTAgagttttggttgtttttcacTGGTTTTAAGTGGGCAGGGCTCAGTTGGAAAAATGATGATGGCACATATTTCTTTGGACCAATCACAATTTAGCATCAggttgtttgcttatgttgccGGGCCATTGcccatcaaatctgatcaaacacATGGACACAGTCCAGGTGAAGCAGATTAAATTAAGTTGTAgctaaataagaaaaaaaaagttttttccaCCCCTGAATTTCATCTTTGAGTGttgattatttgattgtttATTTAGTCATCATAACTATTTAATGATTAAAGAAATACTTAAGGTTTGTACCCAGTTTTAAAGACATTTGATGTCTGTCCTCAAttaattgtcttgttttgtttttaatactgtgtgatatttttgcattaacagctgatattttacaccagtatttcttttttttttctactttgatCCCCAAATAACTTCTAAACTTATCAATATTCACCAACAATGTTTCCTGGCAGGGTGTAAAACTATAAATCTGAACTGTAAATCTTACCAATATACTCCAATAAAAGTCccaaacaaaagaaattactTAGGTTTTCTGTCCCCTCATGTAACTGTTTTACATTACTGTTACTAGGGTGCTCTAGGTATCTGCTATGGAGATATGTATGCTGATGTTTTGACCTCTTTTCATGTCACTATTGTaattcaaaatgtcagtttttttaattttaatgcaaagttttcttttacacaGTGATAACACCCATCAACATCACACCAACAAATTCATCAGTGACACTGGAACAAGCTGAAATAAGgtgagaaataaagaataaacagGGATGGCACAGTGTTCATATTGTTGACATATTGATAAAACATTTACTGACTGTTAATatgatttaataattaatatgaaCAATTATATGCTTCCTACACCAAAAGTAATTAGAGTCccagtttaaatgtgtttgctgttgtctgtttgtgtaGGTGGTGGGCGATTCTACGTTGGatcatctttattttaatgttatgttGTTTGGTATCAACATATATCACTGTGTGGAGGATGAAGgctgcacaaaaaacacagctgcacCAACAACTTCACTCTCAGAACATTTACGAGTGAAAGTCTGGCAATGTCACAGTTTTAAATCGGGTGACTTATGAACACAAACTGTACGTATCAAAGAattctgtcagtgtgtgaattGAAATGAACCATCAAGTGAAAAATGTGCTTtccgcttttttttttcttaatatttaaatgattaaaccTCATTAATTTCAGTGCCAGGGCCTCAGATAAATTTGGGCGCAACTTTTTTAATATCCAATCATCTTAAATTTAGCACCTCTGGAGAACTGGAGCTCTTgtctttcatttaatttatttgccGATTTTATATGAATGGTCATAGAAGTTGGTattctttttgcattttaccACCACTTACAAAATCTGTCAGTGTTGTACTTCAAATATGTGAAAACCATGCAGAATAAAAATCTCTTCATGCATTAACGAAGGACCAACTCCTTGTGAAGTGCTTCTTTTAAAAGACAATACATGGACATATAAACAGATGACTTCCAGCTGTAATCAAAGgtaaattatattcaaatttcCCAGAAAATGTGACATAAGAGGCAATGATGGGTTTTTGATTCTCGTCAAGTAGATTACATTAGCCTGTTGATTGTACCTACAAGAAATAGATAATGGCGTCTGCCGGTCGTTGCTTTCACAGATTTCAAAACACCCTCATAGAACAGCATATTAATAGTTTAATAGGCACACCTGTACAGTGTAATCCAATAACCCTTCATTAATCTTATTTTTGTGATACATATAATGgtcttcttccttctttccttcttgtcgtagtaggaaaagcacaagttactcataacattaacaatggctctgttccaagtgtcccagtaaaccatGACGGTATAACAGGGAGTAtaacatgcacaataccaggaccctgaatcCGAGGCAGCTACATGGACTTCAACAATGCTTTTCAAACTGTGAcatatcaaaatgtcttctACAAAAAAGGCGTATAGCAAAGTGGTTCTAGTCTCAAATCATATCTTAGAAATCATAAGTCATCATACTAGTTTCAACAAAAAGGGGATATTTTTAGCAATATAATGTTTATCATAGAAATCCTGTTGTATATTCTTCAAATGTTCCCTCAAGACCTACTCAATTAAATTCAAGGAACCCCAAATCGCTCAATCACTTAATTTCTCATATCTATCTCCATCCAATTTAAATCTATTGATCCTCTTAATAAGAGAGAGAGTGGCCTGCTACCTGTACATGTACTgtggaggaggcagagctgAGATTCAGGTGAGGATGCAAGAGTTTGGGAGGTGACGTAATCACTTCTGCTGCATGGACCTCCTGCGTCAAGACACCAGACAGTTagctttcaaaataaaagcacaggagataaattaaaggataggttcacaatttttcaagtgtgtcttaaaacaacagtttggtgtccatataaacagtgaaagaggttttcctttcTGTAATCAtccttcctgttcatactggctgttaaaaaaaaatcctcttcaaatgtgctttcaaagTAAGTGATGGcggccaaaatccacagtgtgtccacacagtcattttgtgcaaaaattcatttaaaagtttacgtgaagcttatatgaggcttcaacagcctgagttagttagttagtcatatcaagtgaatatctgccacatttacagtcttttttagtatgaaattccctctttatgtttccttGGACATtatttccctgttgagctgcagtgtaagtatagtaacaaaaactaaaggaaggaggaaggaagaggaactaaagctgcactaaaaagactgtaacaatGAAAGTTATCTACTTGATTtaactaatttggacagctgaagcttcatattagcttcagattaaatgtatttttgaacagaaggaggcttgtggattttgtcctcaaTCACTTAccttgtaagtgcattatgaaggcatcttttaatagtcagtatgaacaggaagaatgattatgAAAATTAATCAAGGAaaatctgtttcaatgttcatttgaactcctgactgttgttttaagacagagttgaacaattgtgaacctgtcctttaagtctCTCTAAATAAATTAGCCTATATAAAAGTACATGCAGTATAAAAAACAGCTATGGATTTAATTTGAGCATCTTTATATCCACTTTGGTTCCTCTCTTGCAGAATTTCCTCTCCTGAATAATTTGGACTTTGCAAAGCATGCAGGATATTTTATGTTGAAGGTGATATCCGGTTGTGATGCGTGTTGTTCGACAGCAATTCAGCTCCACACTGACCGTACCAAGTTGCTGCTCGCTGGTGCCAACGCCCGGCGAAACAGACGAGCTAGCAGAGATACGGAGGTACACTGGTACGtaatacaaacattttctgacaCCTCTGTCTGCAGCTGATTTAGAAATACAACGTTGGATATTAGTTTCATGTTTCGCCTTTGTCAGCTGGAACTCAGACACAGCAACTAATGCCAACGTTAGCTAGTTTATAAGCTAACGGTGGCAAAGCTAGCTAACTAACCAGCTAGCATTGTCAAATGATTGCTAGCGCTGCATTAGCTCAGCTTGCTAACCGATACAACAAACCGATTTCATTTTCAGAAACGTCACACGTTTGTTAAAGTATTTAGTGTCAAATTCTATTATGGACCtatgtttcaaatattaaaGTTGGAAAGATAATTACAAGTTACTTAGTGTTAGCAAATGAGTAATGTTGGTCAACGTTATCATTAGCAAACGTTAGCTCTAACAGTTTTGGTGGTGGGGTGTGACACTGAACAGTCTGACTTTTCCCATTAGTTTGTCTTGTTTAATCAAGGTTGTCTGTAACTGTTCATAAAGGTGGATTTTTGAATAACCTTCAGTTATTTCAGGGgtattgtttacatgttttatacATAGTAGATGTTCTAACGAGTTATCACATCTCCCAGCAGCTAACGTTGTTGCCAGCAGTATCAGAAAAGCACAGAGATGCAGACTATCAAATGTGTGGTGGTGGGGGATGGAGCAGTGGGAAAAACCTGCCTATTGATTTCATACACCACCAACAAATTCCCCTCTGAATATGTACCAACAGTAAGTAAGTTTTGTGTACTTTCACAGTCTGATGCATGTTTACGCAGACCCAACATTTTATAAAGAAAGTAAGAAATACTTCTGAACAAACTATGACATTCTTGTCGTTCTTTTCTTACAGGTGTTTGACAACTATGCAGTAACTGTAATGATCGGGGGTGAACCATACACCCTTGGCTTATTTGATACAGCAGGTAAGATtatgttttcctctttcatttgaATTTGTCTCTTAACTGAATGAACTACAGTTATTAGTTTGTCATACAGTCAGTTAATTTGCAGTTTGTTCTCTTTATAGGTCAGGAGGATTATGACAGGTTACGACCACTAAGCTACCCACAGACGGATGTCTTCTTAGTCTGTTTCTCAGTTGTTTCACCTTCCTCATTTGAGAATGTTAAAGAAAAGGTGAGTGCATTGAGTTTATCTTATAGCAGTGGAGTTGCTCATATGCACATCTAACATCCTCCTTCTCTGTATTATTAAGTCATTGGAGATTTGTAAAGTAGTATACTAGGGAAGGTCAGTCAGGTcaaacatatgaaaaacataCTGCCACAGCGGTAGCAACGCTAACACACAAACTAATACATACTCAACAATGTTTTCGATACAATCGATCAATTAATAAGTGATTCCCTTGCAAAGCAGTCCAATAAAAGGGGTACAAGATATGAAACGAAACCTAAAAATTAGCTATTGTAAGAACAAAATATATGAAACGAAACCTAATGCTGTTAACCCAACACACATCAGCATATAACAAGGCAGTGGCCACAAAACTCAGGTAGAAAATAAGACTCCAGTTTTTCCTTTGTAGACTCTTAACTGCCACTTTTACGGGGAATGGCAATGGATCTTTTGATCTTAGATCATCTGATGTCTCAGATGACAAAGTGTGAAGTAGGGGGTATTTTGAAAAGCCAGATTATAAAGTTGTTGAAAACAATTTGACTACTGTCTTGTGATAGTTTCAGGTTTGTTAAACAGAACATGAATATTAGGTTTAGGAATATGATTCAGTCTTGCGGATGTGCAGAATTTCCCGAGgcatttcaaaaatatttggctAACTTGTGGATCCTGTTTTGTTAATGAGGAAGTTCAGTTCATGATGGTTACAATctagtttttatgttttgtgtgtgtgaccaaGTTACATGGaatgtgagaaaaataaatgaatacacaagttaaacaaaataatagccaataaataatatacatgagcatacatatatatacaagtGTAGCCATACTGTATAcgcatatacagtatatctactcATTTACAACCTATAACCAATATAAAAAGTGTTGTTCCTTTCCTGAACAAGTATGGCACCATGACAGAGATTATATGAAAGTAAAACATCCTTCTTCCTTTACCAAGAATCAAGAACAAATGGTTTCTTTTAGTTACACCAGGACCCCAGAATCTTCAGGCATCCCTTCTTTTTACCCATTAAATCCCCTTCTTCCGAGCTACAATAGTTTTTTTGGGAATAATTATATTCCATCATCAGACCTAACTTCATAGCAATTTCATGCATAACATTCTACATGTAGCACAAAATTTAATTGAGTGTATCTTCCCTTTGATGATaagtgttttgtctttgtggGGCTTTCTTTTCTCCAGTGGGTTCCTGAAATAACTCACCACTGTCCCAAGACCCCGTTCCTGTTGGTAGGCACTCAGATTGATCTGCGTGACGATCCCTCCACAGTGGAGAAGTTAGCCAAGAACAAACAGAAGCCAATCACCCCCGAGACAGCAGAAAAGCTGGCTCGTGACCTTAAGGCAGTCAAATATGTCGAGTGCTCCGCCCTAACACAGGTAAGATCTCCTATTTAATAACACGTAAAGCTGGTGTGGCAAGCATGTGTTTAAATGTCGGTTTCCTAACGAGGGTGGAAATGCTTTTGCTAACAACATTTGGCTTCAGACTTCATCTAACTCTGTGTTGTATGCCTGTCTTTCTCCcttgttttcctctgtctgtaGCGGGGACTGAAGAACGTATTTGATGAGGCTATCCTAGCCGCTTTAGAGCCCCCTGAAactcagagaaagagaaaatgctgTTTGTTCTGATGTCTTCTTGCATCTTGCTTTGCCTCTCGATCGTCTGCTGCTTACTCATTGTAAAGAAATGTCTGTCACTAAATTAACTACAACGctcttttaaactttaaaaaaaaaaaaaaacaactttgtgcccattaactttttttccttctgttcatGTGTGCTTTCTTTTCAACTTGATCTAATCACAAGTACCCATGATGCCTAATATGACAAGAGTGCCAATCTTCAGTTCTCCTTTCTGTTGTCAGCACTATGTGTGCAAGTCTGTGTAGCTGGACATaacagttttcttttgttttcttaattcaagACTCTGTTATTATCTCAGTATTGAGCTTCTCAGTATCATTTGTACCCTACGAAGCATTTATGCTACATTCTGTCTTAGACAGTGAGaacgttttttttctactgcaGCATCAAAATTTTCCATGGGCTTTTGTCTATACTGAGACAACTTGATCACGAGGAGAGTCTTGTATAATGTTATTTGAATAAAGGAAAATTTTGACTGCCCTGCTCCATTTCTACTCAGCCTTCTTTCACAATTAGTTCCCTGAAGATGATAATTTGTATTTGGAACGTAGCTCTGTtttgaatattaatattttgtttccACAGAAAGGATTAAAGAATGTGTTTGATGAGGCAATACTGGCTGCCCTGGAGCCCCCTGAACCTAAGAAAAGGCGTAAATGTGTACTGCTCTAAGTTCCGTCGCAGCCTTCTCCACACCACTTACCAAATCTAGGTTAACAGTACTGAAGAGGTTTGTTGCACAAGCACATTCCAGCATGAGTTGAAATACCGTGAAATATTTTGCCTCCTGACTGACTTAACCTAAATACATATTCAATGTTGAGCATGATTTTTAAGATTGAGTAACATTTTGATGCTGtttgtgatgatttgatgctgTTGAAATGGCCTTACATGGTGTGAACACTGAacacttaaaatatatat is a genomic window of Thunnus maccoyii chromosome 4, fThuMac1.1, whole genome shotgun sequence containing:
- the LOC121895140 gene encoding CMRF35-like molecule 1, with protein sequence MKTSRIFVGFLNAPVLFVFWLTMHTVDSDQLSAPGEVRAVNGGSVTVSCQYDHQFRDNTKYWCKGFVYELCVIIVKTPRNRINDRFSIADDKEAGIFNVTMTSLRQSDQDVYWCVISRLGRNVYSRVKLVISKAVITPINITPTNSSVTLEQAEIRWWAILRWIIFILMLCCLVSTYITVWRMKAAQKTQLHQQLHSQNIYE
- the LOC121895366 gene encoding cell division control protein 42 homolog isoform X1, with protein sequence MQTIKCVVVGDGAVGKTCLLISYTTNKFPSEYVPTVFDNYAVTVMIGGEPYTLGLFDTAGQEDYDRLRPLSYPQTDVFLVCFSVVSPSSFENVKEKWVPEITHHCPKTPFLLVGTQIDLRDDPSTVEKLAKNKQKPITPETAEKLARDLKAVKYVECSALTQRGLKNVFDEAILAALEPPETQRKRKCCLF
- the LOC121895366 gene encoding cell division control protein 42 homolog isoform X2; the encoded protein is MQTIKCVVVGDGAVGKTCLLISYTTNKFPSEYVPTVFDNYAVTVMIGGEPYTLGLFDTAGQEDYDRLRPLSYPQTDVFLVCFSVVSPSSFENVKEKWVPEITHHCPKTPFLLVGTQIDLRDDPSTVEKLAKNKQKPITPETAEKLARDLKAVKYVECSALTQKGLKNVFDEAILAALEPPEPKKRRKCVLL